The proteins below come from a single Terriglobales bacterium genomic window:
- a CDS encoding ABC transporter permease: MLRQRKVAIALAIFAAANLCLLLAGFLAPYPAAEQHRDFAYAPPTRIHFVDASGRFHLRPFVYSPVAVDGDVFSYREDRGTSYPIHFFVRRATELQAFAVRDPVNIFLFGTDGFGRDIFSRVLYGGRISIAAALLATLLSLTIGAVMGAIAGHFGGIADAGVMRAAELALALPWIYLLLALRAVLPLHLGTAQTFLLISAVIGALGWARPARLVRGVVLSARERPFVVSARGFGASEWYLLRRHVLPQALGIIITQAVILVPQFITAEATLSFLGLGMNEVVPSWGNMLSAFQHVQVMSSYWWMAAPIIALVLVSGSYFALADVLDVERIEAGKTYA, from the coding sequence ATGCTGAGGCAGCGAAAAGTCGCAATCGCACTCGCGATCTTTGCAGCCGCGAACCTTTGCTTACTGCTCGCAGGATTCCTGGCGCCTTATCCGGCAGCAGAGCAGCACCGCGACTTTGCCTATGCTCCGCCGACTCGGATTCATTTCGTAGACGCAAGCGGCCGCTTCCATCTACGCCCGTTTGTCTACTCACCTGTTGCGGTGGATGGCGACGTTTTCTCATATCGGGAAGATCGGGGCACCTCATATCCCATTCACTTCTTTGTTCGCCGTGCTACAGAACTGCAGGCATTCGCGGTTAGGGACCCAGTAAACATTTTCCTGTTTGGAACCGACGGATTTGGGCGCGATATCTTCTCGCGCGTTCTTTACGGCGGGAGAATCTCGATTGCAGCAGCATTGCTTGCGACCTTGCTGTCGCTGACCATCGGTGCGGTTATGGGTGCCATTGCAGGTCACTTCGGAGGGATCGCTGATGCCGGCGTCATGCGGGCTGCAGAACTCGCGCTGGCGCTGCCCTGGATTTACCTGCTGCTTGCGCTGCGCGCCGTTCTGCCGCTGCATCTCGGTACCGCACAGACTTTTCTGCTCATTTCAGCCGTGATTGGAGCTTTGGGATGGGCACGCCCCGCTCGCCTGGTTCGAGGCGTGGTGCTCAGCGCGAGAGAGCGTCCTTTCGTCGTATCAGCACGCGGGTTTGGCGCTTCCGAATGGTACCTTCTGCGCCGTCACGTGTTGCCGCAAGCATTGGGAATCATCATCACGCAGGCGGTTATTCTCGTGCCTCAATTCATCACTGCTGAAGCGACGTTGTCGTTTCTCGGATTGGGAATGAACGAGGTTGTTCCCAGCTGGGGAAATATGCTGTCTGCGTTTCAACACGTTCAGGTGATGAGTTCTTATTGGTGGATGGCGGCGCCGATTATCGCCCTGGTGCTGGTGTCAGGTTCTTACTTTGCACTTGCCGATGTATTGGATGTCGAACGTATCGAGGCGGGAAAGACCTATGCGTAG
- a CDS encoding sigma-70 family RNA polymerase sigma factor, whose protein sequence is MIATAKPEREQQSVWNDERLVRECLGGNEEAWCALIDKYKKLIYSIPVKWNLSRDDANDIFQAVCVDLYSELSRLREPRALPKWLIQTTLHKCARLKHKQSRFVDDEITDDLMPLGPGADRILEEVEREQVLRDAIGGVPARCAQMIRMLFFESPARPYNEIAAELGLATGSIGFIRGRCLDKLRKQLEALGFARKRRR, encoded by the coding sequence GTGATTGCAACAGCAAAACCCGAAAGGGAACAGCAGAGCGTCTGGAATGACGAGCGGCTAGTGCGCGAGTGCCTTGGCGGCAACGAAGAGGCGTGGTGTGCGCTCATCGACAAGTATAAGAAGCTGATCTATTCCATTCCCGTCAAGTGGAATCTCTCCCGCGACGATGCGAACGATATCTTCCAAGCTGTTTGCGTCGATCTCTATTCGGAGTTGTCTCGCCTGCGCGAACCCCGCGCTCTGCCGAAATGGCTGATTCAAACCACGCTGCACAAATGCGCGCGCTTGAAACACAAGCAGAGCCGGTTTGTTGATGACGAAATCACGGATGATCTCATGCCGCTCGGTCCAGGAGCCGACCGGATCCTTGAAGAAGTCGAGCGCGAGCAAGTTCTTCGTGATGCAATCGGCGGTGTGCCGGCGCGGTGTGCGCAAATGATTCGCATGTTGTTCTTCGAATCTCCCGCGCGGCCTTACAACGAAATCGCTGCCGAGCTTGGACTCGCCACCGGATCCATTGGCTTCATCCGGGGACGCTGCCTCGATAAACTTCGCAAGCAGCTCGAAGCGCTGGGATTCGCGCGAAAGAGGCGCCGGTGA
- a CDS encoding ABC transporter permease produces the protein MKAARYFERRLVHSAALLIAISALAFTISQLAPGSFLDEMRLNPQISAQTLAGLRAQFGLDQPLPVRYFRWLKSVAVGDFGYSVAYNMPVKKLIWDRLGNTLLLGGAAMVLAWIVALPCGIWSAYKAHRWIDRIFVACSTLLLGTPELALALLFMLIAAHLRNANSDAPTSQQAAASAVAEIWSPAVVLALAAFPILFRHIRSAVNETWHSPFIQAARGHGIGNMRLLFRHSLPAAANPLISLFGLSLAGLVSASFLVEVITGWPGVGPLFLEAIYSRDFHLVMAVVMLFSVFLVIANLIADLLLYAADPRMRAEC, from the coding sequence ATGAAAGCTGCACGATATTTCGAGCGTCGGCTGGTGCACTCGGCTGCGCTGCTGATCGCGATCTCTGCTTTGGCGTTCACGATCTCGCAGCTTGCGCCCGGCAGCTTTCTCGATGAGATGAGGCTTAACCCGCAGATTTCGGCGCAGACGCTCGCCGGTCTGCGTGCGCAGTTTGGCCTCGATCAACCGCTGCCCGTCCGTTACTTTCGATGGCTTAAGTCGGTTGCCGTTGGGGATTTCGGATATTCGGTGGCCTATAACATGCCAGTCAAAAAGCTGATCTGGGATCGCCTCGGCAACACTTTGCTGCTTGGCGGGGCTGCGATGGTGCTGGCGTGGATTGTGGCGCTGCCGTGTGGGATTTGGAGTGCCTACAAAGCCCATCGATGGATCGATCGCATCTTCGTAGCGTGTTCCACGCTGCTGCTGGGAACGCCGGAATTAGCATTAGCCCTGCTGTTTATGTTGATTGCAGCCCATCTCAGGAATGCCAATAGCGATGCTCCAACAAGCCAACAGGCAGCCGCATCGGCTGTTGCTGAGATTTGGAGTCCGGCTGTCGTCCTCGCGCTGGCGGCCTTTCCGATTCTCTTTCGCCACATCCGCTCGGCGGTGAACGAAACTTGGCACTCGCCGTTCATTCAAGCAGCTAGAGGTCACGGAATCGGGAACATGCGTTTGTTATTCCGACACTCTTTGCCTGCGGCTGCGAATCCATTGATTTCTCTTTTCGGATTGTCTCTTGCGGGCCTGGTGAGCGCATCGTTCCTCGTGGAAGTGATTACTGGATGGCCGGGTGTTGGGCCGCTCTTTCTGGAAGCAATCTACAGCCGTGATTTTCATCTCGTAATGGCCGTCGTGATGCTCTTTTCGGTATTCCTGGTCATCGCGAATCTGATTGCCGACTTGCTTCTCTACGCTGCTGATCCGCGAATGAGGGCGGAATGCTGA